In Temnothorax longispinosus isolate EJ_2023e chromosome 2, Tlon_JGU_v1, whole genome shotgun sequence, one DNA window encodes the following:
- the LOC139825173 gene encoding 18S rRNA (guanine-N(7))-methyltransferase-like — MVKRSDKAGQKMMMSKKEDKVTDKNKGKKDKTDTNTGNTEMLMETDQEGSRNKDEMQLVNNVLTDGRESEERENNDGRESDKSESNGNYTFREIIYVNIKDVAVDERELDGDLILGDIGQGLPFKAGTFDGAISISALQWLCYASKTLHNPTKRLYRFFSTLYACLSRSARAVLQFYPENGEQVELITAQATKAGFYGGVVVDFPNSAKAKKMVLVLMTGGAAPLPKALGVENENRPTVANSRREYIKKAKGKSLKKSRDWILEKKERRRRQEKEVRDDSKYTGRKRPGRF; from the exons ATGGTTAAAAGAAGTGATAAAGCAGGCCAGAAAATGATGATGTCAAAGAAAGAAGACAAGGTGACTGATAAAAACAAGGGGAAAAAGGACAAGACGGATACGAACACTGGAAACACGGAGATGCTCATGGAAACGGATCAGGAAGGTTCGAGAAACAAGGATGAGATGCAATTAGTAAACAATGTACTAACAGACGGAAGAGAAagtgaagaaagagaaaacaacGATGGAAGAGAGAGTGACAAAAGCGAAAGCAACGGAAATTATACCTTCAGGGAAATAATATACGTCAACATCAAGG acgtagctgttgatgaaagagaattagatGGTGACTTAATTTTGGGAGATATAGGTCAAGGATTGCCATTTAAAGCTGGTACGTTTGATGGGGCTATCAGTATTTCTGCGCTTCAGTGGTTGTGCTATGCAAGCAAAACTTTGCACAACCCtacaaaacgtttatatcgtttcttcTCAACGTTGTATGCATGCCTGTCAAGAAGCGCAAGAGCAGTGTTACAATTCTATCCAGAGAACGGTGAACAGGTTGAATTAATCACAGCACAAGCCACAAAAGCTGGCTTTTATGGCGGTGTGGTTGTCGATTTTCCGAATAGCGCAAAAGCAAAGAAAATGGTCTTGGTTTTAATGACCGGAGGAGCTGCTCCGCTTCCAAAGGCACTAGGCGTAGAGAACGAAAATAGACCAACCGTCGCTAATTCAAGAAG gGAATACATAAAGAAAGCCAAGGGTAAATCATTGAAGAAAAGTAGGGACTGGATtttagagaagaaagaaaggcgGCGCCggcaagaaaaagaagttaGAGATGACTCCAAATATACTGGACGAAAGAGACCCGGGagattctaa